AGAGCTTCATGGCCAGCCTATACACAACAAATTCATATACATGTCGCACCCAGCCTGGAGGCGTTGCTGTCGCCTTGATGCAGCACTCCTGTCCCTTTGCGTCGCTGTGAGAGCGAACTGTGGAAGGATCCACGGTGCAAGGGATAGAGGAGAATTCAATGGAATGGCGTTTTCGGGAAACtcaaaaaaaggaaggaagTGAAGGGAAGTGGTCCGACACAAGAGAGAAACAAGAACAAGAATACAAAGGAAAACGCGCATGGATGGGCAATGAGGAGAAAGTCATCCGGGCAGCTCCTATGCGCCCTCCCTTTCGAGGGCAATCaatgcccccctccccccactgGCGTGTACCTGTGTGCGTTTGTAGGGAACAGGGAGGAGACAGAGACAACTGCGCAGCTGATGTTCCactgttgttgctgtcgcTCGAGACGACCTCGCACTGCAACCTCAGGCGGCGGGTGCTACCATCACACCGCCCTAGCAACGGCACCGCATTGTATCGATAGTAGCGATAGTCGACGCCACACCACACAACCTCCTGTATCCGCAGCCTTTTGCCCCTTCCTTGTCGGCGAAGGCGAGGGCCATCGTACTTTGTTATCCTAGTCACTTACAGCAGTGTCAGAAGTCGTACGATCAGCACACAGTAAAAAATAAAAACAGtgccgagagagaggcaccaCGCTTCTGGCTCCGTGTCTCCCGTCTGCTTGTATCCACTCAGGCAATATAATGGTAGACGCCTTTGCTGCGGGGATCGCGGCTAATGTACTCTCGTCGGATCAGCTCCTCTATGCGCTGTTTGATCAGCTTGACATCCGGCAAAAATCGTGAGCTTAGCTGCTGCTGACACTCAAGAACTAGCTCCGCGTGGTCAAGGGAGCGACGCCCTTTCATAATACGCACCAGCGCTCCGTCGATGGCCGGCTTTCTGTCCTCTTCGACTTGCTTTGATATGTGTTCGCTTTCGCCAACGCTCACGCGCGCAAGCGACGGAGGAATTCGCATCCGCCGCGCTCTGCAGACGAAATCGTCGTTGACTGTAAGCTCGTCATCCATCTGTAAGAGCGCCTTCCCAGATTTCCTGGTGAGGATGCGGCTGCGAATGAGAGGCGGCAGGTATCGCTGGAGTGAGGCGAACGTAGCATGGCACCGGTCTCCAATTTGCTGGGGTGTGCATACTGGCGATGAGTTGAAGCACAGCAGAATCAATACTTGGATGCCGCACGCAAAAAACAACTGAGTGCCTTTCTTGAAAGAGCCCTGCAGctcgccactgctgcactCGTGCGACCACGTCAGCACGCGGCCTGACTTACCGGAGAGATACTCGTCGCGAAGCGGCTCCAAGACGCGCTGCAAGAATGGCGGAACAACAATATCGGGCTCGTCGGAAAGTCGAGATGGCCAGATCCCTTTCTTAGCAACGAGAAGCTCCACCTCGAATGTCATGGGTACGTTCTTGCTCGCCAACACCTCCATTGCACGAAAACTGTTGGAGGTCTCCCAGTCGTGCAGCATGCTCTCCAAGCACGCGGTGCTAGTcgggccgcagcgctgccggaAGCGCTGGATGAGCGCGCGCTCATTTGCCTCGCTGAATTTTTTAACAGGCAAAAGAATGCGGTCGGCCATGTGCTCGCGAGACGTAGCTATGAAACGATCGCGCTCCGTCACATATGCTAAAGTGGCTACAATGCGATCCATCTCTACGCTGGCTGGCCCCGCCTCGTGCTGGAAGAGGTGGTTCACATAGTGCGAGAGCCACTCACAGAAGGGCACGATGCGGctttcaccaccaccgcagctgctcgtgaCGGCAACGCCGTGGTTGTAGCATGCCTCGAGCCCCTCACGAACAGCCTTGGAGAGAGTGAACTCGAGCTGAAAACAGCGCGACAGCAGTTGCGGGTACACCTCCTGCAAGTGCATCATCCCCGTGGTGTAGGCCACGACATCAACGGAAGCCTCCTCACCTTTGAACCTCTCGCACAGCTCCAGACCCTCAGTCTCGATTTCCTTCTTGATCAGGCCCGCGAGAAGTGCGATGCCAGATTGGCGCCTGGAGAAGAAACTGTTGCACATCTTCAGCTGGGCCTCGTCCCGGCTTCGCAGCATCGCTCGAACACCGGAAGGCGAGTCCACTAGCTTCCGCCGTGTAACGGGGGAGTCGACAAGGGTAGCCTCGACACACGTCATAATGCGCTCTTCATCCTGCGTGGAGAAGTAGCGACGACAGATGCTCCGCTCATGTGTGAGGGCATCGTGAACGGAGCGAAGGAAAACCGCCGCGTCGGCTACAGCATCCCACTCCTGCAAAAACCGCTCGTAGTCCCTCTTCGTCTTGTCCAAGTACGGCTCTAGAAACGCGGTGAGGTAGATTGACTGAGTGTCCTCGATGTTCATGGAGGAAAAGAGTCCGATTGCCGTGGAGATCTGCTTTGCGTCGGTGCTCACGACGCGATCAGCCCTCTCTTTCAGAAGCAGCTTCTGCGTAATCGAGCTCACTACGTCGGCATTCTTCTTGAAGACCTGCTCCAGAAAAATGCTCAGACCCACCTGCTGAAGCGACGGCTTTGAATGGTACACAATGTAGTACCGGGATAGATATCCGAACGTCCGCATGTTCCATTTCATTAGGATCTTGTAGTGGTCCCACACGTCCAAAATCTTCTGAAAAAGCTCCTGTTCAGAGTCGCCGGAAAGGTCGCGGTATCGCCACAGGTAGGTAGTAAGCATTTCATTGTACTCCATGTACAACAGCTCCCCGGCGTCATAGCCGGGGTACTCGGCAGCCTTCGATGTGTTCCGCGTTGCTGCCGTGTAGACGGTATTGTAGTGGTTCATTCGTCTCTCGAAGGTGTTGTATCCTTGGAAGTCGCTATTCGCCAAGTCGGCGAGGGTCTCGAAGTCTGCCTTCATCTTGCGCAAAGCCTGCCGATCCTCTTCCAACATGGTTGCTACCCTCAGAGGTGAAAGAAACAAGTACTTCTGTTCTGGTGAAGTATTTCACAGCATAGAAGAAGGGAGAAAGGAGAAGAAAGAACGCCCTTTTCGCGCTTGCTCAAATGGATCGCTGCGACGAAGACCAGAGAGCCTAAAACGATGCTCGCGGGCACGCGGCTGCCCGCTCCAGTTTTTGCTTTCACCGTACGAGTCCTCACGTGATTATCTACGCGACTAACGTCTCCAGATCAGACAcaacgcctccgcctcaGCGCGTTTTCCCAGCTCCACAGCAAAGCACGCCGGGCTGCCTGTGCTGCAAAGCCGTCGCCTTCTCCGGTGCCTTGGCTTATCCACACGAGACAAAAATTTGGGATAATGTGAATATAAGAACAGTTGCGACGTTGGGTCCTGATGAACAAACGCACACGCCTCACGGGTGAAACCAACTTTCACAATTTTGATGTTTGAAATGGGGTGGGCTCATGAAGTCGAGGAGAAAGGTAGAGACATACGAAGATGAAGCAGCTACgaagaaacagaaaaaggTGATGTAAGTGCAGGCAGACCAAGTGCTGTGGAAGCTGGTTTGTCTGAATCAGCTCTCTAACAGCGAGAGAAGGGTGAACCTTGTAAAACAGATCCACAGGCAACTCAGCAGATGTTTGTGTCTCTTTTCTGTGCCACCGATGGTTCCTCGTCCATCCATTTTCAAAACCTGAGCTGGAGAACCGCACTCCAGTGCACCCGCAATATGATTGCTGTACAGTGTTTacatggctgctgcgcgggtAATGTCTTCATACCTGATGCCGATACGCTCAAAAATAGCATTGCTAGCTGCAGAAGTGCGTCCAAGCGCGGCAACCAGCGCCTCAGCCGTGCTCAGCTTCTCTTCCAACCTGTCCAGCCGATTCGCCACAAGGAGACATTGACGCGAAACATTGTCTTCGCACCGCATCAACGGAAGCACCTCTCGCGAAAAGCCGTCAAGAGAGCAGAGCTTGCTATTGATGGTGCGAAGCGATGCCGTAATGGAGAGAAAGCTGGGCACGGCTGTCAAGACCGATCTGGCTCCTGCTGAGCACAGAGACGTGTTGTAATCCAAGGTCACCAGCTCCTCAGCAGTTTTGGGAAACTCGGAAAGCAGCTTGTCCAGCGACTTCTCCAGCGATGCGAGTCGGGATGACAAATCACTAGTATGGCTAGTAGTGCAGCCTTCGTATGCTACCAGACGTTGCCAACCCTCGATCAGCTGACCCACGCGGAGAACCGAGGCTTCAGCTTGGCACAGAGCATCCCATACGTCGACAGGGACAGAGCTTGAAGCAGTAGCGCAGTCGGCGCCGCGAGCATGTTGTAGGTAATTCGCCGCATTCTCGTAGCAAACACTTGCTGAGGACGAGGCGTCACTACGTCGCGGCAGCACACGTGATCGCGCGAAGCCTGCGCGCCCTGCAATTGACTCGTACCGTTCCATCGCTACACACCGCGTTGCCTACTAATGCAGCGAGGGGCCTCTGTCTTGccagacaaaaaaaaagcccGAGTGGAacgcaaaacaaaaaacaatAAGAAAGGGGTGATAGAAACAACGATAAACCTCTTTGGAATTCGTCAGCGGAGAAGACGGCAAACTTTACTGCCTCATTCATTCTAAAGGTCTCACATTGGTTGACGCAACCGCGTCAGCACCGTTGCGTCGATGCCATCCCAAATGAAAGTagcaaaagaaaacgcaAGCAAAATGCGTACGTCCACAGCTAGCAGCTACACCACTTATGCTGctgtgtttcttttttcatTTGCTTGAAATATGAacctcgccttcttcttttgtGGATTGGTTGCCTAATCTACATCACACGCGCGAGACGCAAAGGCTCACAAGCTACGGAGAGCATTGCTCCACATCAGACAGCAGCACTGCAAACTCCTTTTCCATGTCCGCCGTTCGCTCGCGGAGAGATTCCAActctctcttcttgctcTTGATTCGGCTATCAAAATCGGCAGTACAGGTCTCTAGCTGGTCCTGCAGTTTCTTTTTGGTCTCTTGAAGCTCGTGCAAGGCAGCGTCCTGCGTTGCAATCTCTTGCAGAGCCATGCGCTCTCTCACCTTGTAGACTCGGGTGCCGTCAGTTAAGACATCGATTTTTTCACTCTTTTTGGCTTCCAAGCCCGCCTTCAGTGCATCCAGCTCGGCACTTAAAATAAGCTGCTGCTTTTTTCGCTCAGCTAGCGCCATCATTCTATCCAAGTACACTCGCTTGAGACCCTTGAGCTTTTCTTCCAAAATGACTACATCATCTGCAAGCTGCTGGTCTTCGTAGTAGAGCTCTTTAGAAGCGGCTGTTGcagccttcttcgcctttgGAGGCATGGTTCACGGCACTCTACACCAATCGATACACAGTCAGCGGCCTTGCATTAGCTGACGGAGAGAACCTCACTCTTTTCACCGGTATGATGGCAAAAATAGAATgcgccgaaaaaaaaaatgcaccTCCGAAGCACCCAGCACCTTCAGAGTCCGCAACAGCAGAACCGTACCACGCAAACCTGATCTGTATACAACGCAAGTGAGAAGTTCCCCACACAAACCAAGCGTAAGAAGCAGTCACGCTAGCATACCACAGAAACCACAATGcataaagagagagaaaccgTAGTGGCCATAAAAAAATTGGAAAAAAAatggcacacacagagagcgaagcgaaaagagagaagagaggatGACAGCCATAGCATCGACCGAAAACGCAGAGGAGAACAAGTCGCAAACACCTTTCTCTCAACACGACCGAGAGAGCGGATTCGATTTGCAATCAACAAAGGCTACTGTAAGCAGAGAGGACAGAGGCGCTTCTTAACTTTCCTCGAAGCCCGACATGTTCGTGGTTGGTTTCCTCTCACACAGCAGATGGCATAATCTGCCTTCCctcacgtttttttttgatcCATCTAGGAAAGCTCATTGTTTCAACCGCTTAAAACAAacacccacgcacccacaGACATCAGCAACGTGTACGCATCCACAAGTGCACCAAACGTCATATTTACAATGAACTCATTCACTTCTTTGGGGACATCCATCTGCCAGCCTCCAGAGGGTTCACATTACTCGCCTTTTGAATAAGTGAGTGGCTCAGCATTTCCGTCGCGCTTGGGCGTGTGGCCTCCGGGCGTAGACAAAGCTCAATAAACTCCTTGAACTCGTCGCTAAATTTGGTTTCCCGATCATCCCAGTTGATCTTTGCTGTCCCCGAAGCTATTGCCTGGCACAGCTCAAATACTTTTGGCTTCAATGAGGCAAATGGGTACTCTCGAAACGCACACTCCGCAATTGTCAGCCCTGCGCTCCAGATGTCACTGTTGAACGAGTACGGCTTCGACTGTATTCTCTCTGGGCTCATGTACGGCACCGAACCTTGTGCAGAAAGAGTTTGAAGATCGCCACCGGAAAGTGTTTTAGCTACGCCGAAATCCGAGATCTTGATTTCCCCTTTCGTGTTCGCCAGGACGTTAGCAGGTTTGATATCACGGTGAATCATGTTTAGATGATGCAGGAACTCGAGACCCTTGAACAGCTCACGTGCAATGTAGGCAAGCATATCCTCGCTAAAACCCTCCGGATGTCTGTCGATAAGATTGTTCATGGTTCCGCAGTCCATGTACTCAAGGACAACGTACAGCCGGCCGTCGCGGAAAAACGCCTCATAGGAGGAGACAATGTTGTGGTGCTTCACCGCAGCCACCTGACGAAGCTCCGCTTCCAAGGCAGAGCGCATGTCATCTGAGTCTCCGTCAAAAGCAATGTACTTCATCGCGTACTTTTCGCCCGTGATTTTGTGCTGTGCAACACGAACTTTTCCTTGCGAGCCTTTTCCCAGCTCTGAGCCGATCCGTAAATCCTCAAATTTTATCTTGTTCATGACAGCATCTGATTTTGGTTGGCCGCTAGCCGACGATGAGCCAGGACCCTGGGCTATGCCCGTCTGCTTCACGCGCATTTCGACTCCGCCCTCACCTTTCACTACTAGCGTCATGGTATCCGTGATGGATACCGCCTTATCGTGAGGTGCAACATGAAGCTTCTCTAGAGCCTGCGGCCGTTTTGGGGGCATTAACGCACGGaaagaagcgcacacgcaccgcagACAAACAGTAGAAGAAGTAAACAAAGAAGCGGTTGAAGAAACACACTCACTCGATCGCACACTATCCTTTAGAGTGGAAGGACCGTCGAAATATGATTTGTTTTCGTTAGTGGCCGCAGGCAGTGCCCACAAAGTCCGAGCAAAAAGAGTACCAAAAGCGAGAGTGGAAAGAAAGGTTACAGTGCATCGGGGAAAAAGCGctacaaagaaaaaaggaagctTAGCATGAAACATTTCGACGCAGCATTTCATACTTTCTgtcttctcttctttttcttttacACACAGGCATTGCTCAAGGTGCACGCTCTGGTACAACTCTATCCGCAAATGCTAGTCCTGCAACTAGGAGAATAGGGTGCAGAGTGCGCATGGGGTAGTATCCCATACGCAGCTGATTAATAATACGTTTCGATTTTTTTGTTTGGAAGAAATCAAAACAGGTGCTCGTAAGATAACACtgctatatatatatatatatgtacatcTTTAATTGTTTGAAGAATTTCACATAGTCATCTTTTCTATGGAACACAAATACAAGGTCGAGCACATTTCTCGCTGTACGTTTCGCTTGCGCTACGAGATCAAAAGGTATGACACAGGAATAAAATTCTCGCGCACAAAACAAAGACGTTCTAGACACAacgagaaagaaaaacagaaacgCGGTATACAACGCGTTTGAACTAGCATGATGCTACATGTTAAACACACCTAGCaagaagagagcagcggcaaacGCATTTCCGTCGTTGCAGAGCAATGCATggaccgaaaaaaaaaaagaaagcaataaaaagaagaaaaaaacaacaCATCATTCCTGAGCTCTTCGCTGCTCTCGTTCGGCTCGAACTTTTGCACGTCGCTCTTCATCTCGCCTCTTCCGCTCGAGACGCTTCTCAAGCTCCGCCTGCTCTTTTTCGGCCTGtgccgcttctttttcttgtgcAATCCGCTGTTCCTCGAGCAGCCTTTCTTCTTCCAACTTCTGTCGGTATTGCAACTCCCGGagtcgctcagcagcagtTTCCTCTTCTACACGCTCTTTTTCCCGCGCTGCGTGGAGGTGGCTACTCAAGTGCCATTGCGTCACCAGCAAGCACATCAAATCATCTTCTGTCTCAAAAAGTTTGCAGCGCAGCAGTTTTTCCTCATTTTCTACAAAGGAACGCTGATTTCGAAACAAAAATTGCTGATAGTCGTAATAGTTGACAAAGAGGAAGTGCCGAGGTTGTAGTAATGTACATTTTCGTGCAGCTTCCAATGCCATCATTTTCTCTACAACAGCAGCACTTTTTCGCTCGGACAATCTTCGAGCCTCAGAAAACTGCGCAGCCTTGTACTCAGAGAGCAAATCATGACGTTCAAGATACAATTTTTGAGCCGCTTTCCGCTTCTCGAACGCCTCCCATGTCTCCGTTATCCACTTTGTATGCTCTTCACCTTCTGAATAGCCTTTTCGTACGGCGTAGCTGGCCCATTTTTCTGCCAGAAAAGCACGATGATCCTCCGCAGCCTCCCTAAGTTCAAGATCGGCGCGAGCGAACGTTGACACTCCCCGCGCCCATTCGTCAGTGCCGTGGGCTTCCATTCCTATAGCTGCCAACGAGAAATGATGACACCGTGTAGGGTAAATGTCGAGTCtggaaagaggaagaggcagagggtGAAGTTCGTTGCATCAGCTCATCATCATGGGCGTGCATTTAGGTGCAAAGATTTTACATCAAACATGACAAATTCTACTGCACACGCAGCTTAGTGCGCTGCTCTGCGAAGAACAAAGCGGTGTGCATCAGCGTATCTGCGCTTTTTTTAATAACTCTCTTTCTTGTCAAGAtcccgaaaaaaaaagatgcatCCTATACCCTTTTTGGTCACAACATGCTCACTCGTAAGAAAAAGACAAAAATCACCGTTAgaagctctctctcttttttaCACAACGCACATTCAATCACTTTTACCATCGCTCACAAGAAAAGAAACTACCCTATCCGCCTTCGACTCCCACAACTGTTCATCTGCTTCCGTTAAAGAACTTCTTTGCCATCACAACTTACTAAACCGCAGGCTGTGATGCGTTGATAACACgccaagagagagggtggggggaagCGATGAGGTCCAAATGCGTCAGGGCTATTGCGTTGGTCAGTTCCCCACGCGGCAAGAACAGCTCACTCGGAGCAGTGTGCTCATTGAAGAGCGGAGTGAAGTCGCCTAGAACACGCTAGGCAAAAGGaaggatggaggaggggggggggagtcCGCCAGCGAGGAAAAACAGCCACATTTATATGACAATTTCCAAAGGCCAGACAGAGCACACCGTACGGCAGAAGGCCGCCTGGCAATGCTGCTGCGACATGCTCCTCGTCGCCCCGgaccgcctcggcctcaaAACCGTCTCTCCACTCAGCCGTGCTGTTGGCAAATCATCGTTATCTGCCGTTGAACGGAGCACATCACTATGCGAAAAAGAACATACCAAAGCGCACGAATGGTCTTCCGTTCTAAACTGCCACCCCGCGCCTTCTACAGCAGCGAACTGGGATATTACATGCATATACTGCGCAGCCTGCGTCCCAGTGCAGCTTCCTCTTCTGGTGCACGTCACAAGTCTATTTTTTAGTGTCTTTCTGTGCTCAAGCCCCCAACAAGAGACAATGTTGTAATGCGTCGAGAAAAACTACCCAGCGAGCCATCGCGCATTAAACGCTTCCGGTCTCTCTTACTTTTACGTCACACGTGACGTCTTTGCGTTCCACAATTCACTACCATGCGTTTTAGGCTATGCACTCCGTAGCACGCGCTCAGCTTGTGTGCCATGTTCCTTCACAGCCTTAAGCGGCTTGCGTACAAAGATTTCGATGCGTGGGGTTACCACATTCAATGGCCACAAAATCAGATCCTATCTCCACTCACAGGAAAGGTCAACTTTGTCGTTGAGGACATCAAGTTCGCCTATAATGCATGGAGCCTTTTGCGACTCGCCATGTTCTTTGGTGTAGAGCATCCCAAAGTGTTGAGTGACATGACAAAGACAACGCCGTCGATGGACATCATGCTCTCTGGCAACCGTCTGTTCTTTATGCACTCCCGTGTCAAGGCTAATCTGAGCCGATCGAAAGTGCGCATTGCTCTCACGCCTAACCATCCCCGTGCTTTCCCGGTTCAAGAGCTCGTCTGGAAAACACAATTTCGTTTCCGTGATCACCACTCAGCGGGCGTCGAGCTGGTACTGGGGATGGAAAACGGACTGTCGCAGGAGGTCGCCGACGCCTGTAACCTCTGCACCTACATTCCCCAGTACGGCTCTGTCGGCTCACTATCCATGCTCTCTGCGCTCGCTATAGCGGCACACTCAACctggcgtgctgctgtgcgggAAGAAGGCAACACCTCCGATACTAGCCTCGCCCCTCACCGCGCTTTGCATGGTCACATGCCGCTATCAAACAGTCCGGATCGACAGCGAGACTCGCTTCCACACGAGATGGACTTATTGGCATGCAGCAACGCGGCCATCAAAGACTTACTcgaggagaggcggcgggcCTACGATCTTCAGGTGAGCGTGCTGATATACAACGAGCTTGGAGACCGAAACATCGGTGCAGTTATCAGGAACGCGAACGTCTTCAACTGCGAGTATGTGGCTATCGTTAATCGAAGGCGGTTCAACAGACGCGGTGCACTCGGCACACACAAGGTTATGAATGTCCTTTTCTTTGAGACCGTTAACGACGATGCGGCACGACAGCTTTTCGAGGGTTACGAAGTGTGGCTTCTGTATCCATACTACCCCAATCTTGTCATGTACGAAGCTGAGCGAAAAGGAGATGCCTCCAACAGCTCATCGACCTTTGTGCGGCACGAGGACCCCGTGCTACAGGCATGGGGCGCTACCCAGCACGAGCTCACCAGCGAGCATCCCCTTGTGGTTCGCTACCCTCACCTCTGTCAAAAAGCGGTGTTTCTAGATGACGACCTATCTCTCGCATCTTGTGTGCAAGACGTGAAGCGCAGAAAACTCCGTGGAATCCTGCTAGCAGTGCCTGAGGAGGGATGCTCCCCTCACCCGTCTTTGTGCAAGCTCAGCCATCGCGTTGTGCATGTCATAAGTCCATCATTCCTACCACATCAGACTCAACGTGGGCTGAACCCAGCGCTTTCCACAGCGATTGCGCTCGAGAGATTGAGATGCGCTGTTGACACCTTATGTCTCACGTGATGGCCGCACGGACCTCGTTCCGACTCTGTTTAACTCCAACCTGCAATGCACAGCG
This genomic stretch from Leishmania donovani BPK282A1 complete genome, chromosome 24 harbors:
- a CDS encoding cullin-like protein-like protein — encoded protein: MLEEDRQALRKMKADFETLADLANSDFQGYNTFERRMNHYNTVYTAATRNTSKAAEYPGYDAGELLYMEYNEMLTTYLWRYRDLSGDSEQELFQKILDVWDHYKILMKWNMRTFGYLSRYYIVYHSKPSLQQVGLSIFLEQVFKKNADVVSSITQKLLLKERADRVVSTDAKQISTAIGLFSSMNIEDTQSIYLTAFLEPYLDKTKRDYERFLQEWDAVADAAVFLRSVHDALTHERSICRRYFSTQDEERIMTCVEATLVDSPVTRRKLVDSPSGVRAMLRSRDEAQLKMCNSFFSRRQSGIALLAGLIKKEIETEGLELCERFKGEEASVDVVAYTTGMMHLQEVYPQLLSRCFQLEFTLSKAVREGLEACYNHGVAVTSSCGGGESRIVPFCEWLSHYVNHLFQHEAGPASVEMDRIVATLAYVTERDRFIATSREHMADRILLPVKKFSEANERALIQRFRQRCGPTSTACLESMLHDWETSNSFRAMEVLASKNVPMTFEVELLVAKKGIWPSRLSDEPDIVVPPFLQRVLEPLRDEYLSGKSGRVLTWSHECSSGELQGSFKKGTQLFFACGIQVLILLCFNSSPVCTPQQIGDRCHATFASLQRYLPPLIRSRILTRKSGKALLQMDDELTVNDDFVCRARRMRIPPSLARVSVGESEHISKQVEEDRKPAIDGALVRIMKGRRSLDHAELVLECQQQLSSRFLPDVKLIKQRIEELIRREYISRDPRSKGVYHYIA
- a CDS encoding mitogen-activated protein kinase gives rise to the protein MPPKRPQALEKLHVAPHDKAVSITDTMTLVVKGEGGVEMRVKQTGIAQGPGSSSASGQPKSDAVMNKIKFEDLRIGSELGKGSQGKVRVAQHKITGEKYAMKYIAFDGDSDDMRSALEAELRQVAAVKHHNIVSSYEAFFRDGRLYVVLEYMDCGTMNNLIDRHPEGFSEDMLAYIARELFKGLEFLHHLNMIHRDIKPANVLANTKGEIKISDFGVAKTLSGGDLQTLSAQGSVPYMSPERIQSKPYSFNSDIWSAGLTIAECAFREYPFASLKPKVFELCQAIASGTAKINWDDRETKFSDEFKEFIELCLRPEATRPSATEMLSHSLIQKASNVNPLEAGRWMSPKK